The following proteins come from a genomic window of Aricia agestis chromosome 19, ilAriAges1.1, whole genome shotgun sequence:
- the LOC121736650 gene encoding ran GTPase-activating protein 1, which yields MTSFDFNSINSVLGNLNRPVCGVDFSGKSLKLDTAADAKPIIDAINACSDLQYLTLTGNTLGVEAAKAIAKALEKHPELKTARFSDMFTGRMKTEIPPALSALGDGMIEAGARLSVLDLSDNAFGPIGVEGLARLLQSDVCSELEELRLNNNGLGITGGKLLAKALSTNPRKLRIFIAGRNRLENEGAKALAGVFQNMGTLEEIAMPQNGIYHTGISALSEAFKQNPKLSCLNLNDNTIGPKGAEAIATALPRLKNLKSINFGDCLLKSKGAMALAKSIKENSVLIESLDLSHNEIGRAACMELVDALSAPPDSRDRLTRVVLAGNSLGGAANKKTMKEKLGPSAELSDGEGSEDEYVSESDEDEDGSGSDDDHSEDSATEDAQHLDTVLDMGKVLDTSAIEEVDSDVGKFLQEPTVENLIKLGPNVTELIDTHLKPIKDAESLTQAYVEAVCCVCGLVRESASAATSARRLFPALVSRATQSWLLADSLLRALTLIKSENKEYKIKWRIAPCFIALAQEIDEPYFPPALRETLKFFISSKKPSLPEEVRTAIEKHPNLYE from the exons ATGACATCGTTTGATTTTAATTCCATAAACTCGGTATTGGGAAATCTAAATAGGCCAGTGTGTGGTGTAGATTTTTCCGGAAAATCATTGAAGTTAGACACCGCTGCCGATG CAAAACCAATCATAGATGCCATAAATGCCTGCTCCGATCTTCAGTACCTGACCCTAACGGGAAACACATTAGGAGTGGAAGCCGCCAAAGCAATAGCCAAAGCACTGGAGAAGCATCCAGAACTCAAAACAGCAAGATTCTCTGATATGTTCACTGGTAGAATGAAAACGGAGATACCACCAGCTCta AGTGCACTGGGAGACGGTATGATTGAGGCTGGTGCACGATTGTCAGTACTGGACTTGAGTGACAATGCATTCGGACCTATCGGAGTAGAAGGTCTCGCTCGGTTGCTGCAAAGTGATGTCTGCTCGGAGTTGGAG GAGTTACGTTTGAACAACAATGGGCTTGGTATTACTGGTGGCAAGCTCTTGGCTAAAGCGTTGTCCACCAACCCACGGAAACTCCGCATCTTTATCGCTGGCAGGAATCGACTGGAGAATGAGGGAGCTAAAGCATTGGCTGGAGTGTTCCAA AACATGGGCACCCTGGAGGAGATAGCGATGCCACAGAATGGTATTTACCACACAGGTATATCAGCTTTGTCGGAGGCGTTCAAGCAGAACCCAAAGCTATCCTGCCTCAACCTGAACGACAACACCATTGGACCTAAGGGAGCAGAAGCCATCGCTACTGCCTTACCAAG ATTAAAGAATTTGAAGTCAATCAACTTTGGCGACTGTCTCCTGAAGAGTAAGGGCGCGATGGCCTTGGCTAAAAGCATAAAGGAAAATTCAGTTCTGATAGAG TCCCTAGACCTGAGTCACAACGAGATCGGTCGCGCGGCGTGCATGGAGCTGGTGGACGCGCTCTCCGCGCCGCCCGACAGCCGGGATAGACTCACGCGCGTCGTGCTCGCAG GCAATAGCTTAGGTGGCGCCGCTAACAAGAAGACTATGAAGGAGAAGCTGGGACCGTCCGCTGAGTTGAGCGACGGCGAGGGAAGTGAGGACgaat ATGTATCAGAGTCAGATGAAGACGAGGATGGTTCAGGGTCTGACGATGATCATTCCGAGGACAGCGCCACAGAGGATGCACAGCATTTGGACACTGTGCTCGACATGGGCAAAGTGTTGGATACTTCAG CAATTGAAGAAGTTGATTCAGATGTTGGGAAGTTCCTTCAGGAGCCAACTGTAGAGAACCTGATCAAGCTAGGGCCCAACGTCACAGAGCTGATTGATACCCATCTCAAG CCAATAAAAGACGCGGAGAGCCTCACGCAGGCGTACGTGGAGGCCGTGTGCTGCGTGTGCGGGCTCGTCCGGGAGAGCGCCAGCGCCGCCACCAGCGCCCGCCGCCTGTTCCCCGCCCTCGTGTCCCGGGCCACACAGAGCTGGCTGCTGGCTGATTCCCTCCTGCGAGCGCTCACGTTGATCAAG TCCGAAAACAAAGAGTACAAGATCAAATGGAGGATAGCGCCTTGTTTCATAGCGCTGGCTCAGGAGATCGACGAGCCGTACTTCCCACCGGCGCTCCGGGAGACCCTGAAGTTCTTCATCAGCAGCAAAAAGCCCTCGCTACCTGAGGAAGTACGGACGGCCATAGAGAAACATCCCAATCTATACGAATGA
- the LOC121736514 gene encoding ubiquitin-related modifier 1 homolog has protein sequence MADTLKLQLLFGGGAELLFDKIKKRDIELPALQKYFPDSQRETWTIKDLLVWIKDNLLRERPELFLQGDSVRPGILVLINDADWELFGELTYELQPNDNIMFISTLHGG, from the exons ATGGCAGATACTTTGAAACTGCAGCTACTCTTCGGTGGCGGAGCTGAGTTATTGTTCGACAAAATTAAAAAGCGAGACATTGAGCTACCGGCCCTACAGAAGTATTTTCCCGATAGCCAGCGAGAGACATGGACAATAAAAGACCTGTTAGTTTGGATCAAAGACAACTTACTGAGAGAGCGACCTGAGTTATTTCTACAG GGTGACTCGGTGCGGCCGGGTATTCTGGTGCTGATCAATGACGCAGACTGGGAGCTATTCGGAGAACTAACATATGAACTACAGCCAAACGACAATATAATGTTCATATCGACGTTGCATGGTGGTTAG